A genomic region of Alkalispirochaeta americana contains the following coding sequences:
- a CDS encoding carbohydrate ABC transporter permease, which produces MAFTFAFKRSYHPYLYLLPSVIFLVLFTYWPVVYSFGLSLFRQSVISPVPVFAGFGNYRDAFQADIFWTVVRNTLFFVLGTIPVTMVISLMMAVLLNENLGWLRNVYRVAMFYPTMIPMAAAAMLGVWLFNPGIGLINHYLGRLGIPPRQWLYSMDWALPAIMITAVWKNFGYFMIIFLAGLQSISTELYESADLEGAGFFQKLRLITLPLLGPTSMFVVVVGVITSFQVFDLVYVMTQGGPADRTNVMVYYIYQYAFRFWNIGRAAALTVLFLVALIGFIVLLVRSMEKKVHYEV; this is translated from the coding sequence GTGGCCTTCACGTTTGCTTTCAAGCGATCCTATCATCCCTATTTGTATCTTCTACCCAGTGTAATTTTCCTTGTTCTCTTTACTTACTGGCCTGTGGTCTATTCTTTCGGGCTCAGTTTGTTCCGCCAGAGCGTCATATCGCCGGTCCCGGTTTTTGCAGGTTTCGGAAACTATCGCGATGCTTTTCAGGCTGATATTTTCTGGACCGTTGTGCGAAACACCCTCTTTTTTGTTCTGGGAACGATACCCGTGACCATGGTGATCTCTCTTATGATGGCCGTTCTGCTGAACGAAAATCTCGGTTGGCTTCGCAACGTCTATCGGGTTGCCATGTTTTATCCCACCATGATTCCCATGGCCGCCGCGGCCATGCTGGGGGTCTGGCTCTTCAACCCCGGGATTGGTCTCATAAACCACTATTTGGGCCGTCTGGGCATACCTCCCCGGCAGTGGCTCTACAGCATGGATTGGGCCTTGCCGGCTATCATGATCACGGCGGTTTGGAAGAATTTTGGCTATTTCATGATCATTTTTCTTGCAGGGCTCCAGAGCATCAGTACCGAGCTCTACGAAAGTGCTGATCTGGAGGGAGCCGGGTTTTTTCAGAAGCTCCGGCTGATCACGTTGCCCCTTCTCGGCCCCACGTCGATGTTTGTGGTGGTGGTGGGGGTGATTACCTCGTTCCAGGTCTTTGATCTGGTCTATGTGATGACCCAGGGAGGCCCCGCCGACCGGACAAACGTTATGGTCTACTACATTTATCAGTATGCTTTTCGGTTCTGGAATATTGGCCGCGCTGCCGCGCTGACCGTGCTCTTTCTGGTAGCCCTGATAGGGTTCATAGTTCTGCTGGTTCGCTCCATGGAGAAGAAGGTCCATTATGAAGTCTGA
- a CDS encoding carbohydrate ABC transporter permease, protein MKSDTRRTIQGDQKGGVSSAALPVVTFLRKKKIFLHVILMAVAGITIVPYLWALSTSLKTRAAVFTPEPQWIPNPLVLINYMEVFNMAPFGLYLVNTIIVVLGVLAVQIFTVTTAAYAFSRLTFRGSNILFVFFIIQMMLPVHAIIVPNYLTVRHLGVLNTRLAMMLPFFASGYGTFLLRQAFRQVPRDFEDAAVIDGCSGPMFIVRVLMPMAKPTFVAFGLISIVTHWNDFFWPLVVTDTPSVRTLTLGLAMFVQQESGADWTLLMAATIFVTAPLLVLFVVYQRKFIESFMSAGLKG, encoded by the coding sequence ATGAAGTCTGATACTCGTCGAACGATTCAGGGTGATCAAAAGGGTGGAGTCTCTTCTGCAGCTCTGCCGGTGGTCACATTCCTTCGGAAAAAGAAGATATTTCTTCACGTGATTCTTATGGCAGTAGCGGGCATAACGATTGTTCCCTACTTGTGGGCTCTCTCGACATCGCTGAAGACACGGGCTGCGGTCTTCACCCCCGAACCCCAGTGGATACCGAATCCGCTGGTTCTGATAAACTACATGGAAGTGTTTAATATGGCTCCCTTTGGCCTTTATTTGGTTAACACCATCATTGTGGTGCTGGGGGTTCTGGCTGTTCAAATTTTTACGGTGACCACTGCTGCCTACGCCTTTTCACGTCTCACCTTCCGGGGAAGTAACATTCTCTTCGTGTTCTTTATCATCCAGATGATGCTCCCTGTTCATGCGATTATTGTTCCCAATTACCTCACTGTGCGACACTTGGGAGTTCTGAATACACGGCTTGCCATGATGCTGCCCTTTTTTGCATCAGGGTACGGGACCTTCCTTTTGCGCCAGGCCTTCCGGCAGGTTCCCCGGGATTTTGAAGATGCCGCGGTAATAGATGGGTGCTCGGGGCCGATGTTTATCGTGCGGGTTCTTATGCCCATGGCAAAGCCTACCTTCGTAGCTTTTGGCCTTATCAGCATTGTTACCCACTGGAATGACTTTTTCTGGCCCCTGGTTGTCACCGATACTCCGTCGGTACGCACTCTCACGCTGGGGCTCGCCATGTTTGTTCAGCAGGAGAGTGGTGCCGATTGGACCCTCCTTATGGCGGCTACCATTTTTGTTACGGCTCCCCTCCTGGTTCTTTTCGTGGTGTACCAGCGGAAGTTTATCGAGAGTTTCATGTCGGCCGGTCTGAAAGGATAG
- a CDS encoding MurR/RpiR family transcriptional regulator produces the protein MYRVDWMERIEHAREHLTRLEQSLLDFVNGNPEKAVLLSQKDFLRQAQVSKPILINFFRKLGYSDYRSFQAGVEQFFSTHIDSFRASQDLHNRVRTIPEMIDQAVHVDMRAMGRLLEIVPEQTLRVFAEKVFRARTVYVAGMGTGYYPAHYLAQRLRRYRIVTVLISHESDHSPDEIYPLGSEDVLVAFGYTRDDSWLFPLLRLCRERGALSFLVTATIHPDYVGSCSHYVHVPRGEVRFKNSMAVPMAFSNLLLLAFEVIHGDHAEEQLQLLEETRRSWVRETRQGGDDE, from the coding sequence ATGTATCGAGTCGACTGGATGGAGCGGATCGAGCATGCCCGGGAACACCTGACACGCCTTGAGCAGAGTCTTCTGGACTTTGTGAACGGGAACCCGGAGAAGGCCGTGTTGCTCTCGCAGAAGGATTTCCTTCGCCAGGCTCAGGTAAGCAAGCCGATTCTGATCAACTTCTTCCGGAAGCTGGGCTATTCCGATTACCGAAGTTTTCAAGCGGGAGTGGAGCAGTTTTTTTCTACCCACATAGATTCTTTCCGGGCATCGCAAGACCTTCACAACCGGGTCAGAACCATTCCCGAGATGATCGACCAGGCGGTACATGTGGATATGCGAGCGATGGGGCGCCTCCTGGAGATTGTGCCGGAACAAACCCTTCGCGTCTTTGCTGAGAAAGTTTTTAGGGCAAGGACTGTGTATGTTGCGGGGATGGGCACGGGTTATTACCCGGCGCATTATCTTGCACAACGACTCCGGCGATACCGGATCGTGACCGTTCTGATTTCCCACGAGTCAGACCATTCTCCTGATGAGATCTATCCCCTTGGCAGTGAGGATGTTCTTGTAGCGTTCGGATATACCCGGGATGACAGCTGGCTCTTTCCCCTGCTTCGGCTTTGTCGGGAACGCGGAGCTCTGTCCTTTCTTGTTACTGCAACGATACACCCTGACTATGTGGGCTCCTGTTCACACTACGTCCATGTTCCCCGGGGGGAGGTTCGTTTCAAAAACTCCATGGCAGTGCCAATGGCTTTTTCGAACTTGCTTCTCCTGGCGTTTGAGGTGATTCACGGTGATCATGCTGAAGAACAGCTTCAACTGTTGGAAGAGACCCGGAGATCCTGGGTCAGAGAAACACGGCAAGGAGGAGATGATGAATGA
- a CDS encoding ABC transporter substrate-binding protein, whose protein sequence is MNERKVFFVGLAMMVLAGVVYASGNREKTPGDVTIQVAYPVAVDAPISDILDRYAREFEAKNPGVTIEPVYAGGYPDIRTMIQTTMDGGGSPPALSVLLATDLFDLANARYIEPITDLIQAMPDGQAYLEDFIPVFLSNSYYMDEIWSLPFQRSAVMLYYNADLLEEAGIEAPSNWAELAEAAQALTVRQNGEVLRWGIEWPSSWPYWLFQPLAMGAGQNIVGEGDAEVFFDHPDVIAAIEYYNSLSDRYQATPRGVQASWGNVVPGFVAGDSAMIVHTSGSLARILSQADFSVGVTGIPGRDGGQFSVPGGGNLYITRGIPEAQRQAAFDFAVFLTEPDRVADFSIATGYIAHRNSAFETPALGEYIRQHPQAGEARQILATAGKELSLQNLGEVRNIFHNYLEAAFNRQMTPAEAMREAQREADAALRDFR, encoded by the coding sequence ATGAATGAACGCAAAGTTTTCTTTGTAGGGCTCGCAATGATGGTTCTCGCGGGCGTGGTCTACGCATCGGGAAACAGGGAGAAGACGCCAGGAGATGTAACGATTCAAGTGGCCTATCCCGTAGCGGTGGATGCGCCTATTTCGGATATTCTTGACCGCTACGCCCGGGAGTTCGAGGCAAAAAACCCCGGAGTAACGATCGAACCGGTTTATGCAGGAGGATACCCCGATATCCGGACCATGATTCAGACCACCATGGACGGCGGAGGGTCGCCACCGGCACTCTCGGTTCTTCTGGCAACAGATCTATTTGATCTTGCGAATGCCCGATATATCGAACCGATCACGGACCTGATCCAGGCCATGCCCGACGGACAGGCTTATCTGGAAGACTTTATCCCGGTTTTTCTCTCCAACTCCTACTACATGGACGAGATATGGAGTCTGCCCTTCCAGCGTAGCGCCGTCATGCTCTACTACAATGCGGATTTGCTGGAAGAGGCGGGAATAGAGGCTCCCTCGAATTGGGCGGAACTTGCAGAGGCCGCTCAGGCCCTTACCGTTCGGCAGAACGGAGAGGTTCTGCGTTGGGGTATTGAATGGCCTTCGTCGTGGCCCTACTGGCTCTTCCAACCACTTGCTATGGGGGCTGGGCAAAACATCGTCGGAGAAGGGGATGCCGAGGTGTTTTTCGACCATCCCGATGTAATAGCAGCAATCGAGTACTACAACAGTCTCTCTGACCGGTATCAGGCGACGCCCCGGGGCGTACAGGCTTCCTGGGGAAATGTTGTTCCCGGGTTTGTCGCTGGGGATTCAGCCATGATAGTGCATACCTCAGGAAGCCTTGCGCGAATCCTGAGTCAGGCTGACTTCTCTGTTGGTGTCACAGGAATTCCCGGCCGTGACGGAGGCCAGTTCAGTGTTCCCGGTGGCGGAAATCTCTACATCACCAGGGGGATCCCCGAGGCCCAAAGGCAGGCGGCCTTTGATTTTGCTGTCTTTCTCACCGAACCTGATCGGGTGGCAGATTTCAGTATAGCCACCGGTTATATCGCCCACCGAAATAGTGCTTTCGAAACACCCGCTCTTGGGGAGTATATCCGGCAGCATCCCCAGGCCGGGGAGGCTCGGCAGATTCTTGCCACGGCGGGGAAAGAGTTGTCGCTACAGAACCTTGGAGAGGTGCGGAATATTTTCCATAACTATCTGGAAGCTGCCTTTAATCGCCAGATGACGCCTGCCGAGGCCATGAGAGAGGCCCAGCGCGAGGCCGATGCTGCTCTGCGTGATTTTCGCTGA
- a CDS encoding carbohydrate ABC transporter permease, producing MPLTPYMLILPTLTFVVIFTIYPTIASVVAAFFQHRLNVPRFREPLFYGLGNYRDLLESSTFRLILRNTIVYVLVLVPMVVTTALVFALWLNKYKGAFFRIAIFHPAILPMVSAATIWLFFFTPGYGIFNQFLRFFGYTGPQNWIANPRMSLWALLIVQFWKDSSFFMIFFLAGVQNLPRDVYEALRIEGVGPVTTFFRFTLPLLRRTSLFVTTVAVIGAFQAVDHVFIMTQGGPSNSSNLLLYHLWQVRFESLNVGRSSAITVLLVLLLLLFTLTNFFASERRTHEV from the coding sequence ATGCCGTTGACACCCTATATGCTGATTTTGCCCACGCTGACCTTTGTTGTCATCTTCACTATCTATCCTACCATTGCGAGTGTGGTGGCCGCTTTCTTTCAGCATCGCCTGAACGTGCCCCGCTTTCGTGAGCCTCTGTTCTATGGTCTGGGGAACTACCGGGATCTTCTGGAGAGCTCCACTTTTCGGCTTATCCTGAGGAATACAATCGTTTACGTGCTGGTGCTGGTGCCGATGGTGGTAACAACAGCACTTGTCTTTGCCCTCTGGCTGAACAAGTACAAGGGTGCATTTTTCCGAATAGCGATCTTTCACCCTGCTATCTTGCCCATGGTTTCGGCTGCAACGATCTGGTTGTTTTTCTTTACCCCGGGCTACGGAATATTCAATCAGTTTCTTCGTTTCTTTGGATACACGGGGCCCCAGAACTGGATCGCAAACCCTCGAATGTCTCTGTGGGCTTTGCTGATTGTGCAGTTCTGGAAGGACTCAAGTTTTTTCATGATCTTTTTCCTTGCGGGGGTGCAAAATCTTCCTCGCGACGTCTATGAAGCGCTTCGAATCGAAGGGGTCGGGCCGGTTACGACGTTTTTCCGATTCACTCTGCCTCTGCTCAGGAGAACGAGTCTTTTTGTAACCACCGTCGCGGTGATCGGCGCTTTTCAGGCGGTGGACCATGTTTTTATTATGACCCAGGGCGGGCCGAGCAACAGCAGTAATCTATTGCTCTATCATCTCTGGCAGGTGAGGTTCGAGAGTCTGAATGTTGGCCGCTCCTCGGCGATTACGGTGTTACTGGTTCTGTTACTACTGCTCTTTACTTTGACAAACTTTTTTGCCAGCGAGAGGCGAACCCATGAGGTATAG
- a CDS encoding carbohydrate ABC transporter permease has protein sequence MRYSAGRRPFPVLRILGLCGGVLLCFLWFAPLIWSVVASMRPPLESFSRGRVWFGSHLSLDNFARALAIAPFPLYFRNTIYLVTVILSVQLVTSSLAAFAFAFYRFPGKNVFFTIILAQMMIPTVALLVPNFQTIRILGLYDTVWAMAIPFWGSAFGTFLLRQAFLSIPRDYGDAALVDGCGWYLTLRLVYLPMATSSLVAFSISSINWHWNSLIWPLIVTQSDRTRPLTAGLARFTQLGEIGAQWGLMSAATLIVAMPLFLAFLVFQRKFLEGFMNSGLK, from the coding sequence ATGAGGTATAGTGCTGGAAGAAGACCGTTCCCGGTTCTGCGCATTCTGGGGCTCTGTGGGGGAGTTTTGCTCTGCTTCCTCTGGTTTGCTCCGCTGATCTGGTCCGTTGTGGCGAGTATGCGACCACCCCTGGAATCATTTTCGAGAGGGCGCGTATGGTTTGGTAGCCATCTCAGTCTTGATAATTTCGCTCGTGCCCTCGCTATTGCTCCCTTTCCGCTCTATTTCAGAAACACAATATATCTGGTCACGGTAATTCTTTCGGTTCAGCTGGTTACCAGTTCTCTGGCAGCCTTTGCTTTTGCCTTTTACCGGTTTCCGGGAAAAAATGTGTTTTTCACCATTATTCTCGCCCAGATGATGATTCCCACGGTGGCTCTGCTGGTTCCAAACTTTCAGACAATTCGAATACTGGGCCTGTACGACACGGTATGGGCCATGGCGATACCCTTTTGGGGAAGCGCTTTCGGAACGTTTCTTCTTCGCCAGGCCTTTCTGAGTATACCCCGTGATTACGGTGACGCTGCACTGGTTGATGGGTGCGGATGGTACCTGACGCTTCGCCTTGTCTATCTGCCCATGGCCACCTCGTCGCTGGTGGCTTTTTCAATCTCCTCAATCAACTGGCACTGGAATAGTTTGATCTGGCCCCTTATCGTCACGCAGTCAGACAGAACGCGGCCCCTCACGGCCGGTTTGGCGCGGTTTACCCAGCTTGGCGAGATAGGAGCCCAATGGGGCCTTATGTCGGCGGCAACGCTGATCGTTGCGATGCCTCTCTTCCTGGCTTTTTTGGTGTTTCAGCGGAAATTTCTCGAAGGCTTCATGAACTCGGGGTTGAAATGA